Proteins encoded by one window of Sphingosinicella sp. BN140058:
- a CDS encoding glutathione S-transferase family protein, with product MTITITAFESSPDRGRGLARDMRVRWALEEVGQPYACRLVSFEALKQPGHRRLNPFGQIPTLEEGDLALFESGAIILHIAGQHAGLLPAEANARARAIAWMFAALNSVEPPIVELSMAMIVERDRPWFAARLPMLQDRVRARLKALSAFLGEADWLDGGFSAADLLVVTVLRRLESSGLLPDYPNLVAYIARGEARPAYRRAFDAQLAVFAAASKGSG from the coding sequence ATGACGATCACCATCACGGCCTTTGAAAGCTCTCCCGATCGCGGCCGCGGGCTGGCACGCGACATGCGGGTTCGCTGGGCGCTCGAGGAGGTCGGGCAGCCCTATGCGTGCCGGCTGGTCTCGTTCGAGGCGCTGAAGCAGCCGGGCCATCGCCGGCTCAACCCGTTCGGGCAGATCCCGACGCTTGAAGAAGGTGACCTCGCCTTGTTCGAATCCGGCGCGATCATCCTGCACATCGCCGGCCAGCATGCCGGCCTCCTGCCCGCTGAGGCCAATGCCCGTGCCCGCGCGATCGCCTGGATGTTCGCCGCCTTGAACAGTGTCGAGCCGCCGATCGTCGAACTGTCGATGGCGATGATCGTGGAGCGCGACCGGCCCTGGTTCGCCGCCCGTCTGCCGATGCTGCAGGATCGCGTGCGTGCCCGGTTGAAAGCATTGTCGGCCTTTCTCGGCGAGGCCGACTGGCTCGACGGCGGCTTCAGCGCCGCCGACCTGTTAGTGGTGACGGTGCTGCGCCGGCTCGAATCGTCGGGCCTGCTGCCGGACTATCCGAACCTTGTCGCGTACATCGCCCGTGGCGAGGCGCGCCCGGCCTATCGCCGCGCCTTCGATGCGCAACTGGCGGTCTTTGCTGCCGCATCGAAGGGGAGTGGATGA